In a single window of the BD1-7 clade bacterium genome:
- the cyaB_2 gene encoding Adenylate cyclase 2 yields the protein MKFSGLKKPALSLAAQYAATISLLVFISMGALTFMMVYNQIEENDRYINDFGRIITRQLAAASVEPLFANRPLELEVLISNFHFDNHISGAGIYRHDGQLLASKGELPPVHDIDFSLPVQSTAIEEQLTSKFTPYSILHISPIEFKGVTAGNVVIVFSTDIMNADFEARLGYILLASLFLVMVVILASIYLGKKLSHPISTLASAAESLQTGKLYEIKERRNDEIGQLINIINMLGADLLQKSQVENTLHRFLNKDVASKVMHQLDPVHMEGEHVHATVLFADIVGFTTISENLEPDQIQRLLNEYFDYLNACARFFFGNIDKFIGDCVMVVFGAPKEDPQHPYHAIACAELMQKLMKKLNERRRAEGLYTIELRVGINSGNMLAGLLGARERMEYTVVGDAVNLASRLCSEAESGEIVIEESLFKAVNPKYPMEVDSLKKIRVRGKKQPVNIYRVSHIQHAMPVATDDLIKDILEHNAY from the coding sequence GACCGTTATATCAATGATTTCGGCCGCATAATCACACGCCAACTCGCCGCTGCATCGGTTGAACCATTGTTTGCCAACCGGCCTCTGGAACTTGAGGTACTGATCAGCAACTTCCACTTTGACAACCACATTTCAGGTGCAGGCATTTACCGTCACGATGGCCAACTGCTGGCATCCAAAGGTGAGCTGCCACCGGTTCACGATATCGACTTCTCGCTTCCTGTTCAATCCACCGCTATTGAAGAACAGCTAACCAGTAAATTTACGCCTTATTCAATACTTCACATCAGCCCGATTGAATTTAAAGGTGTCACGGCCGGCAATGTTGTCATCGTGTTCTCAACCGACATCATGAATGCTGACTTTGAGGCACGCCTAGGGTACATCCTGCTAGCATCGTTATTTTTGGTCATGGTGGTGATTCTCGCGTCGATTTATTTGGGCAAAAAACTATCTCACCCAATCAGTACCCTCGCCTCGGCGGCCGAAAGCCTACAAACAGGCAAACTCTATGAAATCAAAGAACGCCGCAACGATGAGATTGGCCAACTCATCAATATTATCAACATGCTCGGCGCCGACCTGCTTCAAAAATCCCAAGTTGAAAACACCTTGCACCGCTTCCTCAATAAGGACGTTGCATCCAAGGTTATGCACCAGCTTGACCCCGTGCATATGGAAGGCGAACACGTTCATGCGACCGTATTGTTTGCAGATATCGTCGGCTTCACGACTATTTCAGAAAACCTTGAGCCTGATCAAATACAACGTTTGCTGAATGAGTATTTTGACTACCTTAACGCCTGTGCCCGTTTTTTCTTCGGCAATATCGATAAATTCATCGGCGACTGTGTGATGGTTGTGTTTGGCGCCCCCAAAGAAGATCCGCAGCACCCCTACCATGCCATCGCATGTGCTGAACTGATGCAAAAATTGATGAAAAAGCTCAATGAACGTCGCCGAGCTGAAGGCCTTTACACCATCGAACTGCGCGTTGGCATCAACAGCGGTAATATGCTGGCCGGGTTGCTCGGTGCTAGAGAACGCATGGAATATACCGTTGTCGGTGACGCAGTAAACCTCGCATCACGTCTATGCAGCGAAGCAGAAAGCGGCGAGATTGTTATCGAAGAATCACTCTTCAAGGCAGTGAATCCCAAGTACCCAATGGAAGTTGATTCACTGAAGAAAATCCGTGTTCGTGGCAAAAAACAACCCGTTAATATCTACCGTGTTAGCCATATTCAACACGCAATGCCAGTCGCAACGGATGATTTGATTAAGGATATCCTGGAACACAATGCCTATTAA